One segment of Chroococcidiopsis sp. TS-821 DNA contains the following:
- a CDS encoding phytanoyl-CoA dioxygenase family protein: MLRRLKPISRRLKRELSVLNQEITGIINDRKEYRQQPRNQFTQQGYEVIPEFLSRKECDRLVEVANLYATNQSHLISGDCYLLCRRDIHDVDLDVQQIMNAQEIDEKLAKLFHSHIIEDILEARIGEPVVLENISIKIDNPDTVSKRGYHTDRVTKTVYKAFIYLTDVNEYGDGPYTVIPGSHFHTYRRLLNYFYGWIKHVLYTSTKSRNYKEDITFLYSDRQAVPLFGKAGTMIISNQQLVHKGWHQQDKSKRYALVCYITPAKDYRGKRFSFGKNAVQKGIEVVSS; the protein is encoded by the coding sequence ATGCTTCGACGCCTCAAACCAATCAGTCGACGTCTTAAGCGAGAACTTTCGGTCTTGAACCAAGAGATAACTGGAATTATTAATGACCGTAAGGAATATCGACAGCAACCACGGAATCAATTCACACAGCAAGGTTACGAAGTGATTCCTGAGTTTTTGAGTCGGAAAGAATGCGATCGCTTGGTCGAGGTTGCTAATTTATATGCCACTAACCAAAGCCATTTAATTTCTGGAGACTGCTATCTACTATGTCGTAGAGATATCCACGATGTTGACTTGGACGTTCAACAAATTATGAATGCCCAAGAAATTGACGAAAAGCTAGCAAAACTCTTCCACTCGCACATAATTGAAGATATCTTAGAAGCGCGTATTGGCGAACCTGTCGTTTTGGAAAATATTTCTATTAAGATAGATAATCCAGATACAGTCTCAAAGCGGGGTTATCATACTGACCGCGTGACGAAAACAGTGTATAAAGCATTTATCTATTTAACTGACGTCAACGAATATGGTGACGGTCCTTATACTGTTATTCCTGGATCTCATTTTCATACATACAGAAGGTTACTAAATTATTTTTACGGTTGGATAAAGCACGTACTATATACTTCAACAAAAAGCCGCAATTATAAGGAAGATATAACTTTCTTATACAGCGATCGACAGGCAGTACCTCTATTTGGTAAAGCAGGGACAATGATTATCTCCAATCAACAATTGGTACATAAGGGATGGCATCAGCAAGACAAAAGTAAAAGATACGCTTTGGTTTGCTACATCACTCCTGCTAAGGACTATCGCGGCAAACGTTTTTCCTTTGGTAAAAATGCAGTACAAAAAGGTATCGAAGTTGTGAGTAGTTAA